The DNA window TCTGACGGCCCTGACACACCTTCCCTCGCGGCACATCACCCAGCCGGATGCCGTGACGGAACGGTACCGAGAAAAGACCGTCATCCGCCGACGATTGGCCACACTGGTCGAGACGCATGCCGCCGTGCGTGCCTACGTGGCTGCCTCGCTTGAGCGAGCCAACGGCACCGTCGGGGTTCCGTCCTCGTTTGATCTCCTCCATCGTTTGCTGGAGGCGCAAGCCTATCGCCTGGCCCACTGGCGAGTCGCGGCCGAAGAGGTGAACTATCGACGCTTTTTCGACGTCAACGAACTCGCCGCCCTCCGCATGGAACTGCCGGCGGTATTCGAGCGATCGCACCGGCTGATCTTCGATCTGTTGCAGTCCGGCACGGTGACCGGATTACGGATCGACCACGTCGACGGTCTGTACGATCCGGCGGACTACCTGCAGCGGCTTCAGGACTGGGCGGCCTCGGCATTGGCGCCGGGATCCGGCCCATGGCCCCTATATCTGGTCGTGGAGAAAATTCTGGGGACCAATGAAGAGCTGCCGGCCCCGTGGCCCGTATATGGCACCACGGGCTATGAATTTCTTTCGTTGATCAATGGGCTCTTCGTCGATCGCAACAATGAGCGGGCCATGGATCAGGCCTATGCGCGCTTTGTAGGGGAGGAGCAACCGTTCGATGAGTTGGCCTATGCCTGCAAGCGCTTGATCATGAAGGTCTCGATGGTGAGCGAGTTGAACGTGCTCGGCCATCAGCTGAATCGGCTTTCCGAACGCGATCGGGGTTCCCGGGATTTCACCTTGAACAGCCTCATCGACGTGCTCCGGGAAATCATCGCCTGTTTCCCGGTCTACCGCACATACATCAGACCCGGCGAGGACGGCCTGCTCGATCGCGACCGCACGTTTATCTGGCAGGCTGTCGCCAAGGCGAAACGCAGAAACCCCGCCGTCAGCGGTTTGGTCTTCGATTTCGTCCGCGATTTGCTCCTTACGCCCATCACCGCCGACGGCGCGGGCGGCGACGAGCACCGGGCATTCGTGATGAAGTTTCAGCAGCTCACCAGCCCGGTCACGGCGAAGGGAGTCGAGGACACCGCCTTCTATCGGTACCATCGTTTGCTGTCACTCAACGAGGTCGGAGGGGACCCGCAGCAATTCGGCCTCTTCCCCCCGCTCGTGCATCAACAATTCAAAACGCGCCAGGGCAAAACTCCACACGCGCTCTCAGCCACCGCCACGCACGACACCAAGCGCGGGGAGGATCTCCGGACCAGGTTGAGCGTCCTGTCGGAAATCCCCAAGGAGTGGCAACAACAGACGCTGCGGTGGCGCAAATTGAACCGCAAGTGGAAAGCGAACGGTGAGCAGGGCGTCATGCCGGCCGCGGGTGACGAATATGCCCTGTATCAGACCCTGGTCGGCGCCTGGCCGGCAACCGGGCTGGAGGACCAACGGGAACGCGAGGAATTTCGTGAGCGGATCCACGGCTACATGGTCAAGGCGCTTCGGGAAGCGAAGTCCCGCACCAGCTGGGTGAATCCGGACGCGGAGTACGAAGACGCGATGTCACGTTTCATAAGTGCGATCTTGGATCCCGTCCGGGCGTCGGACTTCCTTGCGGACTTTGCGGCGTTCCAGCACCGGGTCTCTGCCTATGGAGTCTATTATTCGCTGGCACAGGTGCTCCTCAAAATGACCGCGCCCGGCGTCCCGGATTTCTATCAGGGGAGTGAACTGTGGGATTTCAGCCTGGTGGATCCCGACAATCGCCGCCCAGTGGATTTCAACCTGCGGCGCGCCATTCTGGAGGAATTCCGCATGCAGGAAACCGCCGGCGCCCCACAGGCGAGATTCTTGGAGCACCTCCTGGTCAACAGGAGCGACGGACGGATCAAGATGTGGCTCATCCTGCAGACCCTGCACTTTCGGCGTCGGCATGAGCCGCTGTTCGCTGCCGGCGAATACGTGCCCCTCACCGTCGCCGGTCCGCGCCGAGAGCATCTGTTCGCGTTTGCCCGTCTCCATAACGACATGGCGACGGTCACCGTGGTCCCTCGACTACTCACGGCCATCCTTTCCGATCCGTCGCAGTTGCCGCTGGGGGAGACGGTGTGGGCCGAGACCGGTATCACCGTGCCCTCCTGGAAACCCGGATCGACCTATCGCCACGTCCTTACAGGAGCAAGGCTGCGAACGGTCTCTGATGGAGACCGACAGATCCTGCTTGCCGCGGAAGTATTTGAATCCTGCCCCATCGCGCTCCTGGAACGGGAGGGCTGAGTCTCCTCGCGAATCGTGGGCCTGCGGGGTGGACGGGAACCGACGGCGACGTCAACACGCGGTCCATTGAGCCCTCGGGCCTCCCGGCTCCCACGCAGAGCCGCTAGGGTTTCACATAGCGGACAGCGGTTGGGGGTGTGGTACGATGAAACTCGCCAACCGCACGGGAGATCACTGATTGTGATCGATCGGGAACGGGACGGTACATACGATGCATCCACCTCGCGTCTTTATCGCCGACGACCACCCTCTGGTGCTGGAGGGCTTCCGCCAGCTGCTGGCAAAGGATACGGTCGTCGTGGGCAGCGCACAGAGCGGGGATGAATTGTTGGATCAGGCCCCCTCGTGCAAACCCGATATCATCCTGCTGGACGTGTCGATGGCCGATTCCAACGGATTCGACTTGGCGGTACGGATCAAGTCCCTCCTCCCTCACGTCAAAATCATTTTCGTCACGATGATGAGCGAACCGTTTTACGTCAGTGAGGGGTTCCGAAAAGGCGCGGCCGGATATGTCCTCAAGCAGTCGGCCGCTACGGAGTTGCTCTCAGCCATTAGGGCCGTGATGAGCAACCGCCGATTCATCTCGTCGGATGTCAGCCCCGATGTCCGGGAGATCATCGATCACCCCTGGATGCGCCCGGAAGGCTATCGGGTGCAACTGACGCCGCGACAAACCGAGTTCCTCAAGCTCTTTGCCAACGGCCGTTCCACCAAAGACATTGCGTCGGAAATGTCTATCTCCGAAAAGACCGTCGAGTTTCACAAGGCGGAAATCATGAAGAAAGTCGGCGTGAAGACGGCGTCGGATCTGACGAAATTCGCGCTGTCGCAGGGACTGACCGACCTGTGAGCGGCGGGAAGACCCGGCAGCCGCTTAGTGCTGGCGCAGTTCGGTGGTCGGGGGCGTCTCGGGAGGGGAAATCAGGCCGAGGTGAATGGCCTGCTTGGTCAGTTCGGCGGTCGTCTTAGCCCCCAACTCCTTCGAGATTCGAGCCTTGTGGAACTCGACGGTCTTGAGGGTGACGTTGATGATCGACGCAATCTCTTTGTTGGACTTTCCTTCCGCAACCAACTGCAGTACTTCCCGTTGACGAAGACTCAACATCACGGCGGGTTTCGGTGCGACCGGCGGCGCAACCGGATCGGTCGCGCTCGCGACGGCCTTATCGATAAGCCCTTGCGCCACGATCGGCGAAACGTAGGTCCTGCCCTTGAGGACTTCTCGCACCGCAAAAAGCAGTTCCTCGCCGACCGACTGTTTGAGGACATACCCGCTGACCCCGACCCGAAACGCCTCGTCGACGAAATGCGGCTCGGCATGCATGGTCAAAATGACGATCTTCGTCTGCGGATTCGATTTCCGCAAATGCCGGCATGCATCCAGCCCGTTCAGCAGCGGTAAGGAAATATCCACGAAGGCCAGGTCCGGCTGAAGCTGTTCGGCCGCCTCGACCAGCGTGCGGCCGTCATTGGGGGTGGCGACGATCTGATATTCCTGCTCCAGCAGCTTGACAATTCCTTCCGACACGAGGCGATGATCATCCGCGATGATGATGGTGGGCTTCGGCATAAGGAAGACCTATCGTGTGGTGTGAAGTTTGCTCGTTCCGGACGAGTCAGTATACGATAGGGGTGACTCTCAAGTCACGGCCGACCATACCGATCTCCTCACCGCACGCGTCGTGATCTGACGCAGCGGTCGGCCCAACGCTCCCCATGAGAAGACCGCACCGACCACGACAATCCATCTCGCATGTGCATCGACCGGCGACGCGATCGGCTCCTCGTTGTCCGATCACACATCGCGCAGCTCCTTCCCTGCGGCCGACTCCGGCTCAAAGCG is part of the Nitrospiraceae bacterium genome and encodes:
- the treY gene encoding malto-oligosyltrehalose synthase, with the protein product MAKIPVSTYRLQFNRAFRFKDAAEVTGYLSDLGITDVYCSPYLASVPGSAHGYDIVDPGRLNPELGSEEEFGHFVRALQERGMGQIMDVVANHMGINSEINRWWQDVLENGPGSPFAAYFDIDWTPLKPELQDKVLLPILGAPYGRVLEAKELQLQYDEGRIVLAYYSHRFPIAPETCSLLLTNGLDAFLQQEGTEAPHVVELQSILTALTHLPSRHITQPDAVTERYREKTVIRRRLATLVETHAAVRAYVAASLERANGTVGVPSSFDLLHRLLEAQAYRLAHWRVAAEEVNYRRFFDVNELAALRMELPAVFERSHRLIFDLLQSGTVTGLRIDHVDGLYDPADYLQRLQDWAASALAPGSGPWPLYLVVEKILGTNEELPAPWPVYGTTGYEFLSLINGLFVDRNNERAMDQAYARFVGEEQPFDELAYACKRLIMKVSMVSELNVLGHQLNRLSERDRGSRDFTLNSLIDVLREIIACFPVYRTYIRPGEDGLLDRDRTFIWQAVAKAKRRNPAVSGLVFDFVRDLLLTPITADGAGGDEHRAFVMKFQQLTSPVTAKGVEDTAFYRYHRLLSLNEVGGDPQQFGLFPPLVHQQFKTRQGKTPHALSATATHDTKRGEDLRTRLSVLSEIPKEWQQQTLRWRKLNRKWKANGEQGVMPAAGDEYALYQTLVGAWPATGLEDQREREEFRERIHGYMVKALREAKSRTSWVNPDAEYEDAMSRFISAILDPVRASDFLADFAAFQHRVSAYGVYYSLAQVLLKMTAPGVPDFYQGSELWDFSLVDPDNRRPVDFNLRRAILEEFRMQETAGAPQARFLEHLLVNRSDGRIKMWLILQTLHFRRRHEPLFAAGEYVPLTVAGPRREHLFAFARLHNDMATVTVVPRLLTAILSDPSQLPLGETVWAETGITVPSWKPGSTYRHVLTGARLRTVSDGDRQILLAAEVFESCPIALLEREG
- a CDS encoding response regulator transcription factor, whose amino-acid sequence is MHPPRVFIADDHPLVLEGFRQLLAKDTVVVGSAQSGDELLDQAPSCKPDIILLDVSMADSNGFDLAVRIKSLLPHVKIIFVTMMSEPFYVSEGFRKGAAGYVLKQSAATELLSAIRAVMSNRRFISSDVSPDVREIIDHPWMRPEGYRVQLTPRQTEFLKLFANGRSTKDIASEMSISEKTVEFHKAEIMKKVGVKTASDLTKFALSQGLTDL
- a CDS encoding response regulator transcription factor → MPKPTIIIADDHRLVSEGIVKLLEQEYQIVATPNDGRTLVEAAEQLQPDLAFVDISLPLLNGLDACRHLRKSNPQTKIVILTMHAEPHFVDEAFRVGVSGYVLKQSVGEELLFAVREVLKGRTYVSPIVAQGLIDKAVASATDPVAPPVAPKPAVMLSLRQREVLQLVAEGKSNKEIASIINVTLKTVEFHKARISKELGAKTTAELTKQAIHLGLISPPETPPTTELRQH